One Pseudomonas fluorescens genomic region harbors:
- the aceE gene encoding pyruvate dehydrogenase (acetyl-transferring), homodimeric type: MQDLDPVETQEWLDALESVLDKEGEDRAHYLMTRMGELATRSGSQLPYAITTPYRNTIPVTHEARMPGDLFMERRIRSLVRWNAMAMVMRTNLRDSDLGGHISSFASSATLYDIGFNYFFQAPTDEHGGDLIYFQGHTSPGVYARAFMEGRITEDQMNNFRQEVDGQGLSSYPHPWLMPDFWQFPTVSMGLGPIQAIYQARFMKYLEHRGFIQPGKQKVWCFLGDGECDEPESLGAISLAGREKLDNLIFVINCNLQRLDGPVRGNGKIIQELEGVFRGAQWNVTKVIWGRFWDPLLAKDVDGILQRRMDEVIDGEYQNYKAKDGAFVREHFFNTPELKAMVADLSDDEIWKLNRGGHDPYKVYAAYHEAVNHKEQPTVILAKTIKGYGTGAGEAKNTAHNTKKVDVDSLKLFRDRFDIPVKDEELENLPFFKPEPNSAEGRYLAERRAALGGFVPQRRAQSFSVPTPDLDTLKAILDGSGDREISTTMAFVRILAQLVKDKEIGPRIVPIIPDEARTFGMEGMFRQLGIYSSVGQLYEPVDKDQVMFYKEDQKGQILEEGINEAGAMSSFIAAGTSYSSHNQPMLPFYIFYSMFGFQRIGDLAWAAGDSRTRGFLIGGTAGRTTLNGEGLQHEDGHSHLLAATIPNCRTYDPTYGYELAVIIQDGMKKMTEEQQDIFYYITVMNESYQQPAMPAGAEEGIKKGMYLLEEDTRDAAHHVQLMGSGTILREVREAAKILREEFNVGADVWSVTSFNELRRDGLAVERSNRLKPGQKPQLSYVEECLNGRKGPVIASTDYMKLFAEQIRQWVPSKEFKVLGTDGFGRSDSRKKLRHFFEVDRHFVVLAALEALADRGDIEPKVVAEAITKFGIDPEKRNPLDC, translated from the coding sequence ATGCAAGACCTCGATCCCGTCGAAACCCAGGAATGGCTGGACGCCCTGGAATCGGTTCTCGACAAAGAAGGCGAAGACCGTGCTCACTATCTGATGACCCGTATGGGTGAACTCGCAACCCGCAGCGGTTCGCAGCTCCCTTACGCCATCACCACGCCTTACCGCAACACGATCCCCGTTACCCACGAAGCACGCATGCCTGGCGACCTGTTCATGGAACGCCGCATTCGCTCGCTGGTACGCTGGAACGCGATGGCCATGGTAATGCGTACGAACCTGCGAGATTCGGACCTGGGTGGTCACATCTCCAGCTTCGCTTCCAGTGCGACCCTGTATGACATCGGCTTCAACTATTTCTTCCAGGCCCCGACCGACGAACACGGCGGCGACCTGATCTATTTCCAGGGCCACACCTCGCCAGGCGTTTACGCCCGCGCATTCATGGAAGGCCGCATCACCGAAGACCAGATGAACAACTTCCGTCAGGAAGTCGATGGTCAAGGCCTGTCGTCCTATCCGCACCCTTGGCTGATGCCAGATTTCTGGCAGTTCCCGACCGTATCGATGGGTCTGGGTCCGATCCAGGCGATCTACCAGGCGCGCTTCATGAAGTACCTGGAACACCGCGGTTTCATCCAGCCGGGCAAACAGAAAGTCTGGTGCTTCCTGGGTGACGGCGAGTGCGACGAGCCGGAATCCCTGGGCGCGATCTCCCTGGCCGGCCGCGAGAAGCTGGACAACCTGATCTTCGTCATCAACTGCAACCTGCAGCGCCTCGACGGCCCGGTTCGCGGCAACGGCAAAATCATCCAGGAACTCGAAGGCGTGTTCCGCGGTGCACAGTGGAACGTGACCAAAGTCATCTGGGGCCGTTTCTGGGACCCTCTGCTGGCCAAGGACGTCGACGGCATCCTGCAGCGTCGCATGGACGAAGTCATCGACGGCGAGTACCAGAACTACAAAGCCAAAGACGGCGCGTTCGTGCGTGAGCACTTCTTCAACACGCCTGAACTCAAAGCGATGGTTGCAGACTTGTCCGACGACGAGATCTGGAAGCTCAACCGTGGCGGCCATGACCCGTACAAGGTCTACGCGGCGTACCACGAAGCGGTCAACCACAAAGAACAACCGACCGTCATCCTTGCCAAGACCATCAAGGGTTATGGCACCGGTGCCGGCGAAGCGAAAAACACTGCGCACAACACCAAGAAAGTCGACGTCGACAGCCTGAAGTTGTTCCGCGACCGCTTCGATATCCCGGTCAAAGACGAAGAGCTGGAGAACCTGCCGTTCTTCAAGCCAGAGCCGAACAGCGCCGAAGGCCGCTACCTCGCCGAGCGTCGTGCTGCACTGGGCGGTTTCGTGCCACAGCGCCGCGCGCAGAGCTTCAGCGTGCCGACTCCGGATCTTGACACCCTCAAGGCCATTCTCGATGGCTCGGGTGATCGTGAAATTTCCACCACCATGGCGTTCGTGCGGATCCTCGCGCAACTGGTCAAGGACAAGGAAATCGGCCCGCGCATCGTTCCGATCATCCCGGACGAAGCCCGTACCTTCGGTATGGAAGGCATGTTCCGTCAGTTGGGCATCTACTCGTCCGTCGGCCAGCTTTACGAGCCAGTCGATAAAGACCAGGTGATGTTCTACAAGGAAGACCAGAAAGGTCAGATCCTTGAAGAAGGCATCAACGAAGCGGGCGCCATGAGTTCCTTCATCGCTGCCGGTACTTCGTACTCCAGCCACAACCAGCCAATGCTGCCGTTCTACATCTTCTATTCGATGTTCGGCTTCCAGCGTATTGGCGACCTGGCCTGGGCTGCCGGCGACAGCCGTACCCGTGGCTTCCTGATCGGCGGCACCGCCGGCCGTACCACCCTGAACGGTGAAGGTCTGCAGCACGAAGACGGTCACAGCCACTTGCTGGCCGCGACCATCCCGAACTGCCGTACCTACGATCCGACCTACGGCTACGAGCTGGCGGTGATCATTCAGGACGGCATGAAGAAGATGACCGAAGAGCAACAGGACATCTTCTATTACATCACCGTGATGAACGAGTCGTACCAGCAGCCAGCCATGCCGGCCGGTGCCGAAGAAGGCATCAAGAAAGGCATGTACCTGCTCGAAGAAGACACCCGCGATGCGGCGCACCACGTTCAGCTGATGGGCTCCGGCACCATCCTGCGTGAAGTGCGTGAAGCGGCGAAGATCCTGCGTGAAGAGTTCAACGTTGGCGCTGACGTGTGGAGCGTTACCAGCTTCAACGAACTGCGTCGCGATGGTCTGGCTGTAGAGCGCAGCAACCGTCTGAAGCCGGGCCAGAAGCCTCAGCTGAGCTACGTCGAAGAGTGCCTGAACGGCCGTAAAGGTCCGGTGATTGCTTCTACCGACTACATGAAGCTGTTCGCCGAGCAGATCCGTCAGTGGGTACCGTCCAAGGAATTCAAAGTCCTCGGCACCGACGGTTTCGGCCGCAGCGACAGCCGCAAGAAACTGCGTCATTTCTTCGAAGTCGACCGTCATTTCGTGGTGTTGGCAGCCCTGGAAGCACTGGCTGACCGTGGTGATATCGAACCTAAGGTTGTGGCTGAAGCCATCACCAAGTTCGGCATCGACCCGGAAAAACGCAACCCACTGGACTGCTGA
- the glnE gene encoding bifunctional [glutamate--ammonia ligase]-adenylyl-L-tyrosine phosphorylase/[glutamate--ammonia-ligase] adenylyltransferase, with translation MTLPVLAELPAILLPLVSRSEQSFRTAVAELEDDHGLSTWTPERWAQFARVTAASEFVIEQSVRDPLMLLSLVQSGELDRAFAPGELCAQIAAAVDAAQTEEELGRALRRQRARHQVRIIWRDLTRQADLVQTCRDLSDMADASIDQAYQWLYRRHCEQFGTPTGRRSALPQQMVILGMGKLGAVELNLSSDIDLIFAYPEGGETVGVKRSLDNQEFFIRLGQRLIKSLDPMTVDGFVFRVDMRLRPYGSSGALVLSFNALEQYYQDQGRDWERYAMIKARVVAGDQVAGAQLLDMLRPFVYRRYLDFSAIEALRTMKQLIQQEVRRKGMADNIKLGSGGIREVEFIAQAFQLIHGGRDLSLQQRPLLKVLSTLEGQGYLPPAVISELREGYEFLRYTEHAIQAIADRQTQMLPDGAQDQARIAFMLGFSDWATFHEKLMFWRGRVAWHFAQVIADPDEEEGAESEVVVGGEWLPLWEEAQDEEAACRQLQEGGFADASKALKALAGLRGSPQLRAMQRLGRERLDAFIPRLLAQAVEHANPDLVLERVLPLVEAVARRSAYLVLLTENPSALRRLLTLCAASPWIAEQITRFPLLLDELLNEGRLFKPPLAPELAAELRERLTRIPEDDLEQQMEALRHFKLAHRLRVAASEIAGSLPLMKVSDYLTWLAEAILEQVLALAWRQTVAKHGTPLRTDGTLCDPGFIIVGYGKVGGLELGHGSDLDLVFIHDGDPQAETDGAKPIDGAQFFTRLGQRIIHLLTAQTNSGQLYEVDMRLRPSGASGLLVSSLGAFARYQENEAWTWEHQALVRARVLVGSQDVGQAFEKVRAQVLGKARDLTKLQQEVSEMRAKMRDNLGTKSTAAGMAANAFDAASPFDLKQDAGGIVDIEFMVQYAALAWSQSHPPLLRWTDNIRILEELEHEGLMPAEDASLLREAYKAYRSAAHRQALQKDPGVISGDQFAEERRQVLRIWKEMGLS, from the coding sequence ATGACCCTGCCCGTGCTTGCCGAACTGCCCGCCATTCTCCTGCCGTTGGTCAGCCGATCGGAGCAGTCGTTCCGTACGGCCGTCGCCGAGCTGGAAGACGATCACGGCCTCTCGACCTGGACGCCGGAGCGTTGGGCGCAGTTCGCCCGCGTCACCGCCGCCAGCGAGTTTGTCATTGAACAGAGCGTTCGTGACCCTTTGATGTTGCTGTCGCTGGTGCAGTCAGGCGAACTCGACCGGGCCTTCGCGCCGGGCGAGCTGTGCGCGCAGATCGCCGCCGCGGTCGACGCCGCGCAGACCGAGGAAGAGCTGGGTCGCGCCCTGCGTCGCCAGCGCGCCCGCCATCAGGTGCGAATCATCTGGCGTGACCTGACCCGCCAGGCCGATCTGGTACAAACCTGCCGCGATCTCTCGGACATGGCCGACGCCAGCATCGACCAGGCGTATCAATGGCTGTACCGCCGCCATTGCGAACAATTCGGTACGCCGACCGGTCGCCGCAGTGCCCTGCCGCAGCAAATGGTCATTCTCGGCATGGGCAAGCTCGGCGCGGTCGAATTGAACCTGTCTTCGGACATCGATCTGATCTTCGCCTACCCCGAGGGCGGCGAAACGGTGGGCGTGAAGCGCTCGCTGGATAATCAGGAATTCTTCATCCGTCTCGGCCAGCGTCTGATCAAGTCGCTCGATCCGATGACCGTCGATGGTTTCGTGTTTCGCGTCGACATGCGCCTGCGCCCCTACGGTTCGTCCGGCGCGCTGGTGCTCAGCTTCAATGCGCTGGAGCAGTATTACCAGGATCAGGGCCGCGACTGGGAACGCTACGCGATGATCAAGGCGCGGGTGGTGGCCGGCGATCAGGTGGCCGGCGCGCAGTTGCTCGACATGCTGCGCCCGTTCGTTTATCGGCGTTATCTGGACTTCTCTGCCATCGAAGCGCTGCGCACCATGAAGCAGTTGATTCAGCAGGAAGTGCGGCGCAAGGGCATGGCCGACAACATCAAGCTCGGCTCGGGCGGCATCCGTGAAGTCGAATTTATCGCCCAGGCCTTTCAATTGATCCACGGGGGCCGCGACCTGAGCTTGCAGCAGCGTCCTCTATTAAAGGTCTTGAGCACACTGGAAGGGCAGGGTTATCTGCCGCCGGCGGTGATCAGCGAGTTGCGCGAGGGCTACGAATTTCTGCGATACACGGAACACGCGATTCAGGCGATTGCCGACCGCCAGACGCAGATGTTGCCGGACGGCGCACAGGATCAGGCGCGCATCGCCTTCATGCTCGGCTTTTCCGATTGGGCGACGTTCCACGAAAAGCTGATGTTCTGGCGCGGCCGCGTCGCTTGGCATTTTGCCCAGGTGATCGCTGACCCTGACGAAGAAGAGGGCGCCGAAAGCGAAGTAGTGGTGGGTGGCGAGTGGCTGCCGCTGTGGGAAGAAGCGCAGGATGAAGAGGCGGCCTGCCGGCAGTTGCAAGAGGGTGGTTTTGCCGATGCGAGCAAGGCCCTGAAGGCGCTGGCGGGATTGCGCGGCAGCCCGCAATTGCGCGCAATGCAGCGGCTCGGGCGTGAGCGTCTTGATGCCTTTATTCCACGCCTGTTGGCGCAGGCGGTTGAGCATGCCAATCCGGATCTGGTGCTGGAAAGGGTGTTGCCGCTGGTTGAAGCTGTCGCGCGACGTTCGGCTTATCTCGTCCTGCTGACGGAAAACCCCAGCGCCCTGCGCCGCTTGCTGACGCTGTGCGCGGCGAGCCCGTGGATCGCTGAGCAGATCACCCGTTTCCCTTTGCTGCTGGATGAATTGCTTAACGAAGGGCGTTTGTTCAAGCCACCGCTGGCGCCGGAGCTGGCCGCCGAGCTGCGCGAGCGTTTAACGCGGATCCCCGAGGACGATCTCGAGCAACAAATGGAGGCCCTGCGCCATTTCAAACTGGCGCACCGTTTACGCGTCGCCGCCTCGGAGATCGCCGGCAGCCTGCCGTTGATGAAAGTCAGCGATTACCTGACCTGGCTGGCCGAGGCGATTCTCGAGCAAGTACTCGCGCTGGCCTGGCGCCAGACCGTGGCCAAACACGGTACGCCGCTACGCACCGACGGCACCTTGTGCGATCCCGGCTTCATCATTGTCGGTTACGGGAAAGTCGGCGGTCTGGAACTCGGGCATGGTTCGGACCTGGATCTGGTGTTTATCCACGACGGCGATCCCCAGGCGGAAACCGATGGGGCGAAACCAATTGATGGCGCGCAGTTCTTCACCCGTCTGGGGCAGCGGATCATTCACTTGCTGACGGCGCAGACCAACTCGGGCCAGTTGTACGAGGTGGACATGCGTCTGCGGCCGTCCGGTGCTTCGGGGCTGCTGGTCAGTTCGCTCGGCGCCTTCGCCCGCTATCAGGAAAATGAAGCCTGGACGTGGGAGCATCAGGCACTGGTGCGCGCCCGCGTGCTGGTGGGCAGTCAGGATGTTGGTCAGGCGTTCGAGAAAGTACGCGCGCAGGTGCTGGGCAAAGCTCGCGATCTGACGAAGTTGCAACAGGAAGTGAGCGAGATGCGCGCGAAGATGCGCGACAACCTTGGCACCAAGAGCACTGCGGCCGGTATGGCAGCAAATGCTTTCGACGCCGCGTCGCCGTTCGACCTCAAGCAGGACGCCGGAGGTATCGTCGATATTGAATTTATGGTGCAATACGCGGCCCTGGCGTGGTCGCAAAGTCACCCGCCACTGCTGCGCTGGACCGATAACATCCGCATTCTGGAAGAGCTGGAACACGAAGGGCTGATGCCTGCCGAAGACGCCAGCCTGTTGCGCGAGGCCTACAAAGCCTACCGCTCCGCCGCTCACCGGCAGGCCTTGCAAAAGGATCCCGGTGTCATATCGGGCGACCAGTTTGCCGAAGAACGCCGGCAGGTGTTGCGGATCTGGAAAGAGATGGGGCTAAGCTGA
- the waaF gene encoding lipopolysaccharide heptosyltransferase II, which translates to MNILIVGPSWVGDMVMAQTLFQCLKQRHPQCEIDVLAPEWSRPILERMPEVRKALSFPLGHGALELATRRRIGKSLRGQYDQAILLPNSLKSALVPFFAGIPKRTGWRGEFRYGLLNDVRTLDKERYPLMIERFMALAYQANAELPKPYPRPSLQIDPVTREAALAKFGLSLDRPVLALCPGAEFGESKRWPSEHYAKVAESRIREGWQVWLFGSKNDHAVGEDIRARLIPGLREESVNLSGGTSLAEAIDLLSCADSVVSNDSGLMHVAAALNRPLVAVYGSTSPGFTPPLAEQVEIVRLGIECSPCFDRTCRFGHYNCLRQLMPDAVDDALQKLQGSVIEVH; encoded by the coding sequence ATGAATATTCTGATCGTTGGGCCCAGTTGGGTCGGTGACATGGTGATGGCGCAGACACTGTTTCAGTGTCTCAAACAGCGCCACCCGCAATGCGAAATCGACGTGCTGGCCCCCGAGTGGAGCCGGCCGATCCTTGAGCGCATGCCCGAAGTGCGCAAGGCCTTGAGCTTCCCGCTCGGCCATGGCGCGCTGGAGTTGGCAACGCGCCGGCGCATCGGCAAATCCCTGCGCGGTCAGTACGATCAGGCGATCCTGCTGCCCAACTCGCTGAAGTCGGCGCTGGTGCCGTTTTTCGCCGGCATTCCGAAACGCACCGGTTGGCGCGGCGAATTCCGCTACGGCCTGCTCAACGATGTGCGCACCCTCGATAAAGAACGCTATCCGCTGATGATCGAGCGCTTCATGGCGCTGGCCTATCAAGCCAATGCGGAGCTGCCAAAACCGTATCCGCGCCCGAGTCTGCAAATCGATCCGGTGACCCGCGAAGCGGCGCTCGCCAAGTTCGGCTTGAGCCTCGACCGTCCGGTGTTGGCCCTGTGCCCCGGCGCCGAGTTCGGCGAATCCAAGCGCTGGCCATCCGAGCACTACGCCAAAGTCGCCGAATCGCGCATCCGCGAAGGCTGGCAGGTGTGGCTGTTCGGCTCGAAAAACGATCACGCGGTCGGCGAAGACATTCGCGCCCGGCTGATTCCCGGCCTGCGCGAAGAATCGGTCAACCTCAGCGGTGGCACCTCGCTGGCCGAGGCCATTGATCTGTTGTCCTGCGCCGACTCGGTGGTATCCAATGACTCTGGCCTGATGCACGTGGCCGCTGCGTTGAACCGCCCGCTCGTCGCCGTCTACGGCTCGACCTCGCCGGGCTTCACGCCGCCGTTGGCCGAGCAGGTCGAGATCGTTCGCCTGGGTATCGAATGCAGTCCTTGCTTCGACCGAACCTGCCGTTTCGGCCATTACAATTGCCTGCGCCAGCTGATGCCGGACGCGGTCGA